TGGCGGCAGCGCCGCCGGCAATGGTATGCAAGGTGGGTGTTTCCACTTCCAGAAAACCCTGCTCGTCCAAGTACCGGCGAATGGCTTTAATGGCCCGGCTCCTGGCAATAAAATCATTGCGCACATCCGGGTTCACAATCAAGTCCACATAGCGCTGCCGGTAACGCAGTTCGATGTCTTTCAAGCCGTGCCATTTCTCCGGCAGCGGGTGTAAGGATTTGGCCAGCAGCACCAGTTCTTCCGTGGAAACGGTGATTTCTCCCATCCTGGTCTTAAACACCGTGCCCTTGACACCGATGATATCGCCGATATCCAGTTTGGCAAAGAGCTCATAGGCGGCCTCGCCCACATCGTTTAAGCGGACGTAAATCTGGATTTGCCCGGTCACATCCTGGATGTGAGCAAAACTGGCCTTGCCGTGCATCCTCTTGGTCATAATCCTGCCGGCCACGGACACGGGTTGCCCTTCCATGGAATCAAAATTATCCAAGATGTCTTGCGCATGATGGGTCTGGTCAAATCTACCTCCGAAGGGTTCGATGCCCATTTCTCTCAAATCAACCAGTTTTTGGCGGCGAACCTGTAAGACTTCACTAAGTTCGTGTTCCAAAATCCCTATCCCTCCCGGTATATGGTATTGTTTGTGCCACCACGCAAAAATGCAAAAGCGCTGGTCATCCAGCGCTAGTTCAAGTAAAATTACTTACTGATTTTTAATACTTGATATTTCACTTTTCCGGCTGGAACTTCCACCTCAACCACATCCCCGGTCTTGGCCCCAAGTATGGCCTTTCCTACCGGAGATACATTCGATATTTTCAGCGCCGTGGGATCCGCCTCCATGGACCCGACAAGCACAAATTCCATTTCATTTCCAGAATCTATATCTTTCAAAAGAACTCTGGAACCTAAGGACACTACATCCGTTGCTACTTCTGCGTCATCCAGCACCCGAGCGTTGCGGAGCTTTTTCTCCAAGGTCAGGATCCTGCCTTCAATGAATGCTTGTTCGTTCTTGGCATCCTCGTATTCAGAGTTCTCACTGATATCACCAAACTCAATGGCCTGTTTGATTCGTTCCGCCACTTCCCTTCGCCTGACGGTTTTCAGTGTTTCTAACTCCTCTTCCAACCTCCGCAAACCTTCCGGTGTGAGAATAACTTCATTGTTTTCAGCCATCCTGGTTTCCAGCTCCTTTGAATTGCCGATAATAATCAGAACTCCATGGTTGGAGTTGCAAAACCATTACTAAAAAACCCTTAAGTAATACTAACAAGCACCGCGAACCTTTACAGTTTCGACAGTGCTTGTTATTGACTTAAGGACATTGTCTACTGTGCCTATTATATATACGCCTCTACCGGTTGTCAAGTAGTTTTCCTAGGCGTGCCGCCGTTCCCCTCTTTTTTCCCGGGCCCGTCTCTTAATGGTCTGGATGGTTTCCTCCGTCACGGGCCTTTCAAAACTGCGAAATCCCGCCAACCGGAAACCGTGCTTCCTCGCCAGGCGCCCCGTTTCCTCCACTTGCTCCAACGTGAGCTCCCGGCCGAGGGTATAATCCTCAAAGCGCCCCTCCAAGGCCAGCATCATGGTTTCCGCCATGCAGGCCAATCCGATGCCCGGCGGGTAGCCGAAGTCCAAACCGAAATCCACCTGGCCCGGCATTTCCACCAGGCCCCCTTCAATGACCAGCACATCGTCCCTCACTTTCGCCACTTGCACCGACACATCCCGCGGCCGGGCCACATCGCAGACAACGGCGCCGGGTTTCAAATCCTCCGGGTGGATCACAGCGTCCGCCGCGGAAGTAACGGCAATGATAATATCTGCCCGGCGTACCGCTTTTTTTACCTCCTTGGTTACCCGGCACACCAAACCCGTTTCCTGGAGGATTTTTTCCGCCAGGTTTTCCAACTTGCTCTCGTTGCGGGCCACCAGGGTGAGATACCTGCACTCCCGGGCCATCATCCTGGCGGCAATAGCTCCAATGGCGCCGGTGGCACCCAGCACCACCACTTCCGCCGTCGCCAAGTCAATCTCCATGACTTCCGCCGCTTTCTGCACCCCTTCGATGGCGGTATAAACGGTATAGCTGTTGCCGGTGGTCACCGGAATGTCCAAGGCTTTGGCCACGGTGATGCCCGCATCGCCCACGACCGCGGTCATAGCACCCAACCCCAGGATCTTAGCCCCGAGTTTTTCGGCCAGCCGGCCGGCCCGGATGATCTTGTTGAGGACCACTTGGGTGGGCAAGGTCAGCATCTGCTCGGAGGTGAGGACACACCCGACAAACCAACCTTCCGCTTCCCCGTAGGGCGATTTCAGCCCGGTAATGCGGGAAGCGGTAACAGGCGGCGCGTATTTAATCACCGATTGCAGGAGCCTTTTCGGCACCTTGCCGGCGAAGGGAAATTTGCGGCTGACATCAGCCAGTTCTAACGGATGTATCATAAAGGCAAAGCTGTTCGTAGTTGCCAATACCCGTTTCCTCCTTCTGTGTCACTGCAAGTATTGAATCCTAGGCTTCAAATCGATTTTCTCCAGTAATTCTTCGTAGTCTTTGGGAGTAATCTCCCTGGGATCTTTATTGCTGAGGGCGATGAGCAATCCTTCCATTACATTGGTGCCGAAGGAACGACCGTTGAGCTCCGGCGTGGTGGTAATCAACAGTTCAATGCCCCTTTCTTTCAGCATCGCCACGTCGTCACTGGTAACGGTGTTGGTGATCACGGTCTTGCCCGGCAGTTTGGCCGGCAGGAATTTCTTGACGTAGTGAAAATCACCGGCGATCACATCGGCCTCATAATAATAACGGCTGTATTTCGGCTTGATCTCTTCCTGCTTTTCCCCCACGGGATAGAGATATTTGAAGGGCAGCTGCACAATAATGGGAGCCAACAGGCGCGCAATGCGGTCCAAGGCTTTGAGAGACTTCAGCGGAATAGGCAGCCCCAGCACAAATACCAGGTCCCCATAGGTCACATCAGCCCCGGCGGCCGCAAAGCTTTCCGCCATGCCAAACCGGTCCATGGCGCAGACCATCAGCACTTTTTTCCTGGTAAAATCAATCACCTGCTGTTCCGCCAGGTACCTGATCACCTTGCGCTCCAATGTATTCTTCAGGCCGCTGCCGTCCACAATAGGGGTCTTTTTGGCAGCTCTCGCAATGTCCGCCGCTTCCCGGATGAGATAGCGTCGATTACCGGCCTGAACATACAGGTCCGTGCCACCCAGGCCAAAAGCTGCCACTTGTCCGTCCAATTCCTTAATTAATTCAATGGCTTTTTGCTTGTTGCCGTCGGTCCCAATCCGTTCGATCAAGACTTTTTCCCCCAGGATCTCCGTTTCTACTTTGGAATTGCGCTTTGAGGAACCCAAACTGACGCTGACTATTCTTTTCATGCCATCCGCCTCCTAAGCCTTCACATTGGACAAGTTATCCATCAGCTTTTGTAAAGCTTGAGGGTCAACGTAAACGTCTTCCGTAATCGGGGACTCGCCGATCACCAGGCCGATGACTTCCCGGTCCAGCATGGCTTCCGAAACCCGGATCCGGTAGCGGGAACCGAGGACCACCACCACATCGTACTCCCGGACCTCACCCACGATTTTGAAAACTTCCGCCAAAAGCTTCTGCCCATCTTTGTCCCGGACGAACTGCTGCCGTTCCTCCTCGGTCCAAATGAGCTGGTAATCCACCCCGGCCTCCTGCAGGATCCGGGAGACCTCTTCCTTGTTTTTGATGGGAAAACCCACCACCGCCACCCTGGATCCCTTCCGCACTTCTCCCAGGCTTTCCAAACGGGAGATGAAACTCCGGTCCAGTTTCAACCGTTGGGCCGCTTCCTGCTGGGAATAGCCCTCCATGCGCAGCCGCAGGATCTTTTCCACCATAACCTGGATTTTATGGATACTGATCAGCTTGTCGCCTATCCGGTAGAATTCCATGGGCTCACCCCCCGCATATCCTTGTGCACAAAAATGTGCAAACCCTACACGGCAGTATTTTAGCAGATTCTTGCTGGCCATGCAAATAAAAAAAACGGCATTTCTGCCGTTCCAGACTGTACATATCAGGGTGTTCGGTGTTAATCGCAGGGCTGCATGAAAACAAGATCAAAAAAGCGAGAGAGCCCCTAAAGATGGGCAGTCACCAGCAGTCGAGCTTCGAGCCGTGTTTTCGCAGCGCCTAGGCATGGACCGGAAGGACAACACGCAAACTTGACGACTGGCGGCTGAAGTCTGACGACGGCCATTGCCCTCATCCCCAATTTGGGCTCCCTGCATCCCAAACTTAACACCGGTGGCCCCAATTGTATTCTCTCAACAAACCGGAGTGACACTCCTGCCGTCTCAGCCTTAATCCAACTGCCACCTGGCGATTATCTCCTTGACTTCGGCCACGGTCTTGGCGGAAAAAACCTCCTCCCTCATGCGGGCGGCGCCCCGCATGCCTTTTATATACCAGGCCAGGTGTTTCCGCATCTCCCGGACCCCGACCACTTCTCCTTTAAAGGAGACTACGAGTTCTAAATGCCTGAGGGCCATGTCCATTCTTTCTCTTGGTGAAGGCTCGGGCCGCAGCACCCCTTGTTCCAGGTAGGCAATGGTCCGGGAAAAAATCCAGGGATTGCCCAAAGCACCCCGGCCGATCATAATGGCGGTACAACCGGTTTCCTCCAACATCCTGGCCCCGTCTGCCGGGGTCCAAATGTCCCCGTTGCCGATGACCGGCACATGAACCGCCGCCGCTACCTGCCTGATAATGTCCCAATCGGCCTTTCCGCTGTAAAACTGGTCCCGGGTACGGCCGTGGACGGTGACGGCCTGCGCCCCGGCATCCACCATAGCTTTGGCAAAATCCACCGCGTTGATGGTATTGCGGCACCAACCGGCCCGGATCTTGACCGTTACCGGCACTTTAACCTTCTTGGCTACCGCCACCACAATCCGCCCGGCTAAAGAAGGGTTCTGCATCAAAGCAGAACCCTCGCCGTTCTTCACGACTTTAGGAACGGGGCAACCCATGTTAATATCGATCATGCTGGCTCCAGCTGCTTCGGCCATGACGGCTCCTTCCGCTACCACTTCCGGCTCAGCGCCAAATAGCTGCACGGCCAGGGGCTTTTCCTCCCCGGCCAGGTCCAGCATTTCCATGGTTCTCTCGTTTCGATACACCAACCCCTTGGCGCTGACCATCTCAGTATAGACCAGGCCGCAACCCTGCTCTTTGGCCAGAATCCGGAATGCTTTATCTGTCACTCCCGCCATGGGCGCGGCAAAGACCCGGTTGGGGATCACCACATGACCTATTCTCACCGGCTACAGCTCCTTGTTCATTTCATAGATGAGGCGTAGTCCTTCCAAAGTAAGGAACGGGTCCACTTGATCCACGATGCCCTCCTGGGCAAACAGGAAAGCAAAGCCGCCGGTAGCCACCACCTTGACTACACCCGGGATTTCTTTTTTCATCCGGTTGATAATGCCTTCCACCTGCCCGTAGAGGCCGTAAATAATGCCTGACTGCATGCAGTTGACGGTGTTTTTGCCAATGACCGAAGGCGGCTTGACCAGCTCTACCCGGGGCAGCTTGGCGGCATAGCTGAACAAAGCATCGGTAGAAATGCCCACCCCCGGGGCAATAGCCCCGCCCAGGTATTCGCCTTTCGCGGAGATCACATCAAAAGTCGTAGCCGTTCCCAGGTCCACCACAATCACCGGTCCCCCGTACTTGTGAAAAGCCGCCACCCCATTGACGATGCGGTCCGCCCCTACTTCTTTGGGATTGTCAAACCGGATGGGCATCCCCGTCTTGATACCCGGGCCCACCACTAAAGGCTTCACACCAAAGCAGTGGTTGGACATTTCGATCATGGAAGCGGTCAACGGGGGAACCACGGATGATAAGGCCACCGCGTCGATCTGGGCCATATCTTGCTGCTGGACAGCAAACAGCTGCCTTAACAGAACCCCGTATTCATCGGCGGTTTTGCGGCGGTCGGTGGAAACCCGCCAGTGGCAGATTTGTTTCGCCCGGGCGTAGACGCCCAGAGTAATGTGGGTATTGCCTACATCGATTGCCAGTAACAAGATTTCACCTTCTTTAATATCTTTCCCCTCGCGCCGCCGTTCAAGCAGCCAGGTTCAGCTGTCTTTCGCCGGCACGCCGACGGCGAACCGGGCCGCCGCCAAAGCCTTTACCAGTACCACCACCAGGACTGCGGCTACCACCACTTCCGGGGTCCCATGCAGCAGGGCCACGGCTCCGGCGGACTGCCAAGTGGGGAAATAACCTCTTAAATAGGCCAGCCCCAGGACACCGATGGTATTGGTCAAGGTACCGGCTACGGCCGCAGCCGCCGAACCGATGACCAGGTTCTTTCTGAGGGGCCTGTATACATAATAAGCTACAATACCAATCAAGACACGGGGCACAATTGCAATCACGGGATCGGCGAACATCGCCGCTCCGCCCCGCAAAAAGCTGTAAATCCCAAACACCAGACCGATGAAAGCACCTACCACCGGCCCTTCCAGAATGGCACCGATAATGGCCGGAATATGCATAATAGTCGCGTGCCCTGCCGGAGTCGGGACGGGGATAAACCCCAGCGGGGTTGAACCTAACATTAACGCTACGGAAGCCAAGATACCCGCAATGACAATCTGTCGGGTTCTGATCCTCATGGTAAATCCTCCTCATCTTTTTGTTAATGTTACCTCACCGCTTTGAAAGGTCCTGAGTTCCCCATGCTCGCCCTGTACCATCAAGGCCCCGTTCTTATCCAGGTCAACGGCACGGCCTTGGAACACGGTGGTGCCTAAGTCAACGGACACCCACTCGCCCAAAGTGACGTTCCATTCCTTCCAAGCCTTGATGATCGGCGCCAAACCGTGCTGCAGGTAGACGTCGTACAACTTTTCCAGGGCCCGAAGGTACGCAGCCAACAATTCGACGCGAGAAACGGAATGCCCTAAAACGGCTTTGACGGAAATAGCCCTGTCCCGGCATTCCGGCGGAAAATCGGCGGGATCAGTGTTGACATTGATGCCGGTACCGATCACCAGGTAGTGGATACGGTCCATTTCTCCCTTCATTTCCGTTAGAATCCCGCAGACTTTTCTGCCGGCCAGCAGCACGTCGTTAGGCCATTTAATCCCCGCCCTCAGTCCCGTCACCTGTCCAACGGCCCGGGCTACAGCCACGGCAGCCAGGAGGGTGAAACCCGGCGCCTGCTCCGGTCTCAACACCGGGCGCAGCAGCAGGGAGGCATAGATGCCGGCCTGTGGGGGGGAAAACCAGGCACGGCCCAACCTGCCCTTGCCTTCAGTCTGGTGTTCCGCTACCACCAGTGTTCCCTCCGGCGCACCCTCATCAGCCAGCTGCTTGACTTGATCATTGGTGGAGGGCAGCGACGGAGCATACACGATCCGGGTTACCAAGGAATTGCCGGCCAAGGCATGCTCCAGCTCCGCCGGCAGCAGCCGGTCGGGAACCCCTTGCAAAATATAACCTGTGCCCGGCTGGGAAATAATGTCGTATCCCTCGTCCCGCAGCGCCTGGATATGCTTCCACACCGCCGTCCGGGAGACACCCAACCGGTGGGACAACTCCTCCCCGGAAACGGGCTCTCCCAGCCGGCCCCTCAATAACGCCAGTACTTTTCCCTTCATGCCTGTTTCCCCCTTAGCAAGGACACCTAGCTCCTGACCAGGGCTTGACCGGCTAGCACCCCGGTAGGTTGTCCTTCCTTGACGGCCACCTGACCGTTTACCAGCACGTAATGCATTCCCTGGGCCAGGATATTGGGATTGCCCCGGGTGGCACAATCGGTAACGGTGCCGGCATCAAAAACGGCAATATCCGCTTTCATGCCCGGTGCCAGCAAGCCCCGCTCTTTCAGTCCTAACCTGGCCGCAGGCATGGAGGTCATTTTCTTAACGGCCGTCTCCAGCGAAATCACCTGTTCCTCCCTGACATAACGGCGCAAAACCCGGGGATAATTGCCGTAGGCCCTGGGATGAATCGCTTGACCGCTCCGGCTCAGGCCCGAATCGCTGCCCACCATCACCAGGGGATGAGCCAGGGCCAAGCACAGGTCCACTTCCGAGATGGACACCCGGTCGCTGTCCAGGTCCCAGCTGGAAAAAGTGTAACCGTAAACATCACCGGTAATATCCAGCCCGCTTTGGGCGGCTCCCTCCACCAGGGCCAGAATTTGCGTCATTTTTCCCCAATTCTTTTCGTTGAGGGCTTTCACATGGGAATACTCCACCGGTACCCCGGCACGCATCCCTATTTCGATGGCTTCCTCCAAGGCCTCTAGGACCCGGTCACTCTCATTGCGGATATGGACGGAGAAAAAACCGCCGCAATCCTTCAATACCTCGCACAAAGCAATCATTTCTTCCGCGGTGGCCTGGCTTTGCGGCCAGTACTCCAGCGCTGCCGAAAGGCCGAAAGCCCCATCAGCCAGTTCTTGGGCCAGGGCCTGCTGCATCTGTTCCAATTGGGCGCCGGTGGTTTTCCCTTGACCCACATACCGGTTACGCAGGTTCTTATAACCCGCAAGGATTCCGACGTTTATTCCCGCTGCTTCAATACCTGCCAGGTACTCCTTGACGGAATCCACCGAAGTGCCGCAGTTGCCCACGATCTGGCTGGTCACACCTTGCAGCAGGATCATTTCCCCGGTCCCGCCTTGGCGGTGATAATCCTCGGTATGGGTGTGCAGGTCAATGAAGCCGGGGGCGACCACCAACCCCGTCACATCGATGACCTCAGCTCCAGGCCCTGCCGGAAAATCACCTACGGCCACTATATACTCTCCTTTGACGCCGACGCTGCCTGCAAAGGCACGGCTGCCGGTGCCGTCGACAACGATGCCGTTTTGCAGCACCAAATCACAGTCAATGGGTTCCGGTTCCTCCGGTTCCGGGGGCAGCGGCTCCTGCAATTCCTCCCCCCCGGTTTCCCCGGGGCGTTCTTCTTCCCTGTCACGGCTCAACCACCCGGCGACCCGGCCCGGATTCAGGAGAGCCCATGCTGAAAATCCTGCCGCTCCGATGAGAAATGCTCTTCTGCCGATATGCTTCATGTCGAATCACTCCAGTATTTGTCTATACCGGAATAATTCGACGCCGTTTGAGGATTTCCTTGCCTGGCAAAAAAAGCCTTCCGCCATTACCAGACGGAAGGCACAGCATCACCTGTTATCTACCTCCTCCGTCTCGGTCTCTCACAATCCAAGCGGAATCATCCTAAAGGCTGCCATCAAAGCGGGTATGGTTCCCAGGGGATACCATCAATGCCATTGTAACCAACTCGTTAGTCATTGGCAATAAAAAATTACTTGATCAAAGGTTGTCCGGCGTCCACCGGGCCTGGGAACCCGGGTGAGGGCAGGCCTTTAAGCACCGCCGGGTGCGATGGGCCGGCAGCCGCGGGAGACGGAGCTCGTGGCCCTACGGTGAACACCGGTAGCGGGCGCCAGCCGGTCCAAAAGCAGAAGCACTCCCATGGAGGAGTGCTTCTAAAAGGCATTGGTATTTTTTAGAACAAGCCGGTAATCTTGCCGTTTTCATCAATATCAATGCTGTAAGCAGCAGGTTTCTTCGGCAGGCCGGGCATGGTCATAATGGCTCCGGTAATGGCAACTAGGAAGCCGGCACCGGCAGACAAACGCACTTCGCGTACGGTGATGTTGAAGCCGGTCGGGCGACCCAGTTTGGTGGGATCATCGGACAAGGAATATTGGGTCTTGGCCATAACCACCGGCAGCTTGCCGTAGCCCATTTCTTCGTAACGGGCGATTTCTTTCAAAGCGCTGTCCGTGTAGTTGACGCCGTCGGCACCGTACACTTCTTTCGCGATGGTTTCGATCTTTTCTTTCACCGGAGCATCCAGGTCATAGAGCACTTTGAAGTTGGAAGGCTTCTTCTCGATGGTATCCAGGACTTTCTGAGCCAGTTCCTTACCGCCTTCGCCGCCCTTGGCCCATACCTCGGAGATAGCCACTTCAGCACCGGCGTTGCGGCAAAGTTCAAAGAGGGTATCCAGCTCGGCTTGAGTATCGGTCGGGAACACGTTAATGGCCACTACCGCAGGTACGCCGAACTTGCCGACGTTTTCAATGTGTTTCTCCAGGTTGGCAAAGCCCTTGCGCAGCGCTTCAATGTTTTCGGTGGCCAGTTCCGACTTGGGCACGCCGCCATGCATCTTGAGGGCGCGAACCGTAGCCACGATCACGGCAGCATCGGGCTTCAGACCGCCGTAACGGCACTTCACGTCGAAGAATTTCTCGGCACCCAGGTCGGCACCGAAGCCGGCTTCCGTGACCACATAGTCGGCGAGCTTCAGGGCGGTCTTGGTGGCCATGATGCTGTTGCAGCCGTGGGCGATGTTGGCGAAAGGACCGCCATGGACGAAAGCCGGGGTGTTTTCTAAGGTCTGCACCAGGTTCGGCTTAATGGCGTCTTTCATCACCACGGTCATGGAGCCCTGGGCCTGCAGATCCGCCGCCGTTACCGGTTTGCCGTCATAGGTGTAAGCCACCACCATGCGGCTGAATCTTTCTTTCAGGTCGGTGAGGCTGTTGGCCAAGCACAGGATGGCCATGACTTCGGAAGCCACGGTGATGTCGAAGCCGCTTTCCCGCGGTACACCGTTAGCCTTGCCGCCTAAACCCACGATGACGTTCCGCAATGCTCTCTCATTGAGGTCCATCACCCGGCGCAGCACCACTTGCCGCGAGTCAATGCCCAGTTCATTGCCTTGATGGAGATGATTATCCAGTAATGCCGCCAGCAGGTTGTGGGCGGTCGTAATCGCGTGAAGGTCACCGGTAAAGTGCAAGTTAATATCTTCCATGGGCACTACTTGAGCGTAACCGCCGCCGGCAGCCCCACCTTTCACACCGAAGCTGGGTCCCAGGGAGGGCTCTCTCAAGCAGACCATGACCTTCTTGCCCAACTTGGCCAGGCCGTCGGTCAAACCTACGCTGGTGGTGGTTTTTCCTTCTCCGGCCGGGGTAGGTGTGATCGCAGTCACCAGGATGAGCTTTCCGTCAGGTTTGTCAGCCAGGCGCTTGTAAACATCCAGGGATACTTTGGCTTTGTACTTGCCGTAAAGCTCAATTTCGTCCTCCTGAATACCGAGCTGCGCCGCGATTTCCGCTACCGGCTTCATTTTTGCCTGCTGGGCAATTTCAATGTCGGAAGGAATTTTGGACACTCAGACCACTCCTTTTAATATAATGATTTATTTACTTTTTACTTTCACAACCCACCATAATGCTGGCCAAGATGCTTCCAAACAATTCTATTTTCTAGACAAACAGGAAAAATCCTTCTTAATATTTGGCAAATATATTAAATTCCACTATATTTATCATACGTTAGTATTACCTTTGCCCCCGCATCTAATGCAAAAAAGCAAAACCTCAGGGAGTTCCTGAGGCTTTGGGGTTTACTCGTACTGCCATTTTTCCATTTCTTTGTCGTAAGTCAAGATTTCCTGGGGCGTAAAATAGATCTGCATTTCCCGCTGGGCGCTGGCCACGGAATCAGCCCCGTGGATGACATTGCGCCCGATATCCAAGCCATAATCTCCCCGGATCGTGCCCGGCAGCGCCTCCTGCGGATTGGTGGCGCCCATTAACTGCCTGATACCCTTGACGGCATTTTTCCCTTCCCAAACCATGGCGACTACGGGCCCGGAAGTAATATACTCTACCAATCCCGGGAAAAAGGGCTTTTCCACGTGCTCCTGGTAGTGGACCCGGGCATGCTCTTCCGTCAGCTGCATTAACTTCATCGCCACCAGTTTGTAACCTTTCTTCTCGAGACGGGAAATGATTTCGCCGACCAGGTTTCTTTGGACCCCATCAGGTTTGATCATGACAAAAGTTCTTTCCATCCATCTCTTCCCCTCTTCAGTTTTCAAATTTGATCAATCCTTGCTATGGTTGAAACGCAATACCGGCTCCGGACCGCCGATATTGGTATTCTCCCGCTTTTCCGGCTTCACCGCTTCGGCACCGGAACTCTCCGTTACTTCCGGAGCAGTCTCCTGCTGGGTGACTAAGGGTTTTCCTTCGATTAAGGCGGTGAACTCTTCCGCCGTCAGGGTTTCCTTTTCCATGAGAGTCTTGGCCACCAGGTGCAGCTTGTCAAGATGGGTGGTTAGGACATTCCTGGCCCGCTCGTAGCATTCATCCATGATGCGCCGGGCTTCCTTATCGATGGCAAAGGCCACCGCTTCACTGTAATTCCGGTCGCGGGCGATATCCCGGCCCAGGAACACTTGCTCTTGTTTCCGCCCAAAGGTCAGGGGACCTAGC
The Clostridia bacterium genome window above contains:
- the greA gene encoding transcription elongation factor GreA; translated protein: MAENNEVILTPEGLRRLEEELETLKTVRRREVAERIKQAIEFGDISENSEYEDAKNEQAFIEGRILTLEKKLRNARVLDDAEVATDVVSLGSRVLLKDIDSGNEMEFVLVGSMEADPTALKISNVSPVGKAILGAKTGDVVEVEVPAGKVKYQVLKISK
- a CDS encoding shikimate dehydrogenase, which codes for MIHPLELADVSRKFPFAGKVPKRLLQSVIKYAPPVTASRITGLKSPYGEAEGWFVGCVLTSEQMLTLPTQVVLNKIIRAGRLAEKLGAKILGLGAMTAVVGDAGITVAKALDIPVTTGNSYTVYTAIEGVQKAAEVMEIDLATAEVVVLGATGAIGAIAARMMARECRYLTLVARNESKLENLAEKILQETGLVCRVTKEVKKAVRRADIIIAVTSAADAVIHPEDLKPGAVVCDVARPRDVSVQVAKVRDDVLVIEGGLVEMPGQVDFGLDFGYPPGIGLACMAETMMLALEGRFEDYTLGRELTLEQVEETGRLARKHGFRLAGFRSFERPVTEETIQTIKRRAREKRGERRHA
- a CDS encoding quinate 5-dehydrogenase; the protein is MKRIVSVSLGSSKRNSKVETEILGEKVLIERIGTDGNKQKAIELIKELDGQVAAFGLGGTDLYVQAGNRRYLIREAADIARAAKKTPIVDGSGLKNTLERKVIRYLAEQQVIDFTRKKVLMVCAMDRFGMAESFAAAGADVTYGDLVFVLGLPIPLKSLKALDRIARLLAPIIVQLPFKYLYPVGEKQEEIKPKYSRYYYEADVIAGDFHYVKKFLPAKLPGKTVITNTVTSDDVAMLKERGIELLITTTPELNGRSFGTNVMEGLLIALSNKDPREITPKDYEELLEKIDLKPRIQYLQ
- a CDS encoding transcriptional regulator, with the protein product MEFYRIGDKLISIHKIQVMVEKILRLRMEGYSQQEAAQRLKLDRSFISRLESLGEVRKGSRVAVVGFPIKNKEEVSRILQEAGVDYQLIWTEEERQQFVRDKDGQKLLAEVFKIVGEVREYDVVVVLGSRYRIRVSEAMLDREVIGLVIGESPITEDVYVDPQALQKLMDNLSNVKA
- the dusB gene encoding tRNA dihydrouridine synthase DusB translates to MRIGHVVIPNRVFAAPMAGVTDKAFRILAKEQGCGLVYTEMVSAKGLVYRNERTMEMLDLAGEEKPLAVQLFGAEPEVVAEGAVMAEAAGASMIDINMGCPVPKVVKNGEGSALMQNPSLAGRIVVAVAKKVKVPVTVKIRAGWCRNTINAVDFAKAMVDAGAQAVTVHGRTRDQFYSGKADWDIIRQVAAAVHVPVIGNGDIWTPADGARMLEETGCTAIMIGRGALGNPWIFSRTIAYLEQGVLRPEPSPRERMDMALRHLELVVSFKGEVVGVREMRKHLAWYIKGMRGAARMREEVFSAKTVAEVKEIIARWQLD
- a CDS encoding type III pantothenate kinase, with translation MLLAIDVGNTHITLGVYARAKQICHWRVSTDRRKTADEYGVLLRQLFAVQQQDMAQIDAVALSSVVPPLTASMIEMSNHCFGVKPLVVGPGIKTGMPIRFDNPKEVGADRIVNGVAAFHKYGGPVIVVDLGTATTFDVISAKGEYLGGAIAPGVGISTDALFSYAAKLPRVELVKPPSVIGKNTVNCMQSGIIYGLYGQVEGIINRMKKEIPGVVKVVATGGFAFLFAQEGIVDQVDPFLTLEGLRLIYEMNKEL
- a CDS encoding ECF transporter S component, with product MRIRTRQIVIAGILASVALMLGSTPLGFIPVPTPAGHATIMHIPAIIGAILEGPVVGAFIGLVFGIYSFLRGGAAMFADPVIAIVPRVLIGIVAYYVYRPLRKNLVIGSAAAAVAGTLTNTIGVLGLAYLRGYFPTWQSAGAVALLHGTPEVVVAAVLVVVLVKALAAARFAVGVPAKDS
- a CDS encoding biotin--[acetyl-CoA-carboxylase] ligase, which encodes MKGKVLALLRGRLGEPVSGEELSHRLGVSRTAVWKHIQALRDEGYDIISQPGTGYILQGVPDRLLPAELEHALAGNSLVTRIVYAPSLPSTNDQVKQLADEGAPEGTLVVAEHQTEGKGRLGRAWFSPPQAGIYASLLLRPVLRPEQAPGFTLLAAVAVARAVGQVTGLRAGIKWPNDVLLAGRKVCGILTEMKGEMDRIHYLVIGTGINVNTDPADFPPECRDRAISVKAVLGHSVSRVELLAAYLRALEKLYDVYLQHGLAPIIKAWKEWNVTLGEWVSVDLGTTVFQGRAVDLDKNGALMVQGEHGELRTFQSGEVTLTKR
- a CDS encoding D-aminoacylase — its product is MKHIGRRAFLIGAAGFSAWALLNPGRVAGWLSRDREEERPGETGGEELQEPLPPEPEEPEPIDCDLVLQNGIVVDGTGSRAFAGSVGVKGEYIVAVGDFPAGPGAEVIDVTGLVVAPGFIDLHTHTEDYHRQGGTGEMILLQGVTSQIVGNCGTSVDSVKEYLAGIEAAGINVGILAGYKNLRNRYVGQGKTTGAQLEQMQQALAQELADGAFGLSAALEYWPQSQATAEEMIALCEVLKDCGGFFSVHIRNESDRVLEALEEAIEIGMRAGVPVEYSHVKALNEKNWGKMTQILALVEGAAQSGLDITGDVYGYTFSSWDLDSDRVSISEVDLCLALAHPLVMVGSDSGLSRSGQAIHPRAYGNYPRVLRRYVREEQVISLETAVKKMTSMPAARLGLKERGLLAPGMKADIAVFDAGTVTDCATRGNPNILAQGMHYVLVNGQVAVKEGQPTGVLAGQALVRS
- a CDS encoding formate--tetrahydrofolate ligase, with the translated sequence MPSDIEIAQQAKMKPVAEIAAQLGIQEDEIELYGKYKAKVSLDVYKRLADKPDGKLILVTAITPTPAGEGKTTTSVGLTDGLAKLGKKVMVCLREPSLGPSFGVKGGAAGGGYAQVVPMEDINLHFTGDLHAITTAHNLLAALLDNHLHQGNELGIDSRQVVLRRVMDLNERALRNVIVGLGGKANGVPRESGFDITVASEVMAILCLANSLTDLKERFSRMVVAYTYDGKPVTAADLQAQGSMTVVMKDAIKPNLVQTLENTPAFVHGGPFANIAHGCNSIMATKTALKLADYVVTEAGFGADLGAEKFFDVKCRYGGLKPDAAVIVATVRALKMHGGVPKSELATENIEALRKGFANLEKHIENVGKFGVPAVVAINVFPTDTQAELDTLFELCRNAGAEVAISEVWAKGGEGGKELAQKVLDTIEKKPSNFKVLYDLDAPVKEKIETIAKEVYGADGVNYTDSALKEIARYEEMGYGKLPVVMAKTQYSLSDDPTKLGRPTGFNITVREVRLSAGAGFLVAITGAIMTMPGLPKKPAAYSIDIDENGKITGLF